From the Motacilla alba alba isolate MOTALB_02 chromosome Z, Motacilla_alba_V1.0_pri, whole genome shotgun sequence genome, one window contains:
- the ZNF367 gene encoding zinc finger protein 367, producing MAERLPPGPPPVIFCQDSPKRVLVSVIKTTPIKPSSGVSGAEEPMPVPPVPTSPGFSDFMVYPWRWGENAHNVTLSPGGGDSTAGPSALPPPRGGAGRVPGGDEEKAGSPGSGGRHRHLKDGIRRGRPRADTVRDLISEGEHSSSRIRCNICNRVFPREKSLQAHKRTHTGERPYLCDYPDCGKAFVQSGQLKTHQRLHTGEKPFVCSENGCLSRFTHANRHCPKHPYARLKREELTDRLSKKETADNKAVAEWLAKYWETREQRAPALKTKAIQKTDQEQQDPMEYLQSDEEDDEEKNSAHSAARHRRLQEQRERMHGALALIELANLAVAPLRQ from the exons ATGGCGGAGCGGCTCCCGCCGGGTCCCCCCCCGGTGATTTTTTGCCAGGACTCCCCGAAGCGCGTCCTGGTCTCCGTTATCAAAACCACCCCGATCAAGCCCTCCTCGGGGGTGAGCGGGGCCGAGGAGCCGATGCCCGTCCCGCCCGTCCCCACCAGCCCCGGCTTCAGCGACTTCATGGTCTACCCCTGGCGCTGGGGCGAGAACGCGCACAACGTGACCCTCAGCCCCGGCGGCGGCGACAGCACCGCCGGCCCGTCAGccctcccgccgccccgcggGGGAGCGGGCAGAGTCCCCGGCGGGGACGAGGAAAAGGcagggagccccgggagcggcgggcggcACCGGCACCTGAAG GATGGAATAAGACGTGGCCGTCCAAGAGCAGACACCGTCCGAGACCTGATCAGTGAAGGAGAGCACTCTTCCAGCAGGATACGCTGCAATATTTGCAACAGGGTCTTTCCACGAGAGAAGTCACTGCAAGCCCATAAACGAACTCACACCG GTGAAAGGCCTTATCTGTGCGACTACCCAGATTGTGGGAAAGCCTTTGTACAGAGTGGGCAGCTCAAAACTCACCAGCGTCTCCACACAGGAGAGAAGCCTTTTGTCTGCTCAGAGAATG GCTGTTTAAGCAGATTTACACATGCAAACCGGCATTGTCCCAAACATCCCTATGCCAGACTGAAGAGGGAAGAGCTCACGGACAGGCTGAGTAAGAAGGAGACGGCTGACAATAAAGCTGTGGCTGAGTGGCTAGCGAA GTACTGGGAGACTAGAGAGCAGCGTGCTCCTGCTTTGAAGACCAAAGCAATCCAGAAAACAGATCAGGAACAGCAGGACCCAATGGAGTATCTTCAGTCTGATGAAGAGGatgatgaagagaaaaacagcGCTCATTCAGCTGCCCGTCACCGTCGCCTCCAGGAGCAGCGTGAACGCATGCATGGCGCGCTGGCACTCATTGAGCTGGCAAACTTAGCTGTGGCACCCCTGCGACAGTAG